TGCGGGATTACAAGTTTGTGTGGTGATCTATGATAGTGGAGTCAGCGGAGGGAATTCCATGCAAAATGAAGGCCACATTCCTTCTTTTGCCTGCACAAATTTAACAAACATTGCTCCCCGCCATGCAAATTTTAAGTTTACACCATAATAttagtgttaaaaaaaaaacaccttaATTTTGCCTAGTCTAACTACTCAAGCATATAGTTAACTGtaggcttgaactgttacaaatgatgtCACGGCTAGAAAGACCAAACATTAGGCTgggtgccagcgagaacgctgactcccaaggggtagattgtaagatctcacatcggttaaagaagggaacgaacttatgaaaacttctctcaCACTGGACACATCTTTGTGtgaaatttaatcattttagtcacgtaattatttttattttttatagagcaaaaatagaatttcaagTTAGTAAGTTTATTCCAATATTCTTAGAGTAACCAACAAGAAAGCTGATTTAAAGTGCAATAGGATTTAGGAACTATACaataaatttatctttttggtCCTTTAAATAATTCTCTTTTTGAAAGATCTTTTGGTACCCAAAAttggtttgaatttgattatcttagaaataatcataatacatttgaaataaaatttgtgttttttagatacaatataatttaactaaacagctataaaattatttattgtttctcCAATGTCCAttggttaaattttataaaaattatataatattcaatactatattaaatttcaacttGAATTTTTTCCCAAGAAAAGAGAGGACAAATACAATTACATTAAGGATCATATATTCATAGAATTTATTTATCacattatcaaataaaaaaaattggaataatATCAATCCTTATTTAggtctaaaaatatatatctttcaTACCACctattattaagaaaaaaaacacattttcaaaatatatttttttttaactcttaTAGAatggaattaattaattcattcatgtattaaataacaaaaaaaaaaaacaataattatctatataattagtttaattgCTAgttaaatcttaaaagtaattCTTTTATCActgaaaagatattaataaagGTACATAATTTCAGTTcatagtaataaaaaaaaatatggtcacATACGTGTtggataatatttgaaaaaaaggtTAGTAGTAAGTCAAACACGTTTTATTAAaagtagaatttttttaaaagaatcaaAGTAGCTTAAAAAAGAACCTTCTAAGATGCTTATCTTCCTTCCAAGAGCATCTTAGATCGTTAGGTTGTTCTCGATTACTTCGAACCAAAATGGTAATCTATTTATATAGATGATTAGATATCTATCAAACAAACCATCTTATCGGAATAGAAtacaatttaagaaaataattttttttttttttttttttttgaataatatgTAAAGCATTTGATATGGAGGGAAACAGAAAAGGGGctttgaaaaggaaagaacatAAGCTTTTTCAACAAAGCCTCcaaattagttatggaatatttatttgttttgtaataTTCATTTGTTGCtatgaaggaagaaaattttgatatcaatACTTCCATCTTTAGGAAACagttaaattttgttcatttaaaATACCTTCGACATATACGATCATTTATATCAacctaattttctattttttttttacaaccTATCTCAATTATACAGTTAAgtagagatgttcatttaaccGGCCATTTCTCAAACGAGATgaagaataataaaaggaGTACCAGAACAGCTTAAGTCTACCGTTAACAAATATGAGtttgcttttcctttcgggctttctctTAAGGAATAGGTTTCCAgaccctttataagaaatgttttaagaTCCACCCTTTTAGGGGCAAAATGTTCTCGCTGCCACACCGCTTgttgtctggctctgatactatttgtatcGGTCAAAATctaccgttagtagatattgtcctccttgaactttcctttttaagcttccctcaaaatttttaaaacgtgtttattaagtaaaaattttcacacccttatataaggagatgactaagaaaggtttaaaataaatttattccgagaaaaagatagaaatttgagaaatatttgagtaattgagtagccattttaatttatatatttttaaatatctaattttagcttgaatattttcaataaaattaatattattctattttttttaaataaatatccaTTTGTATTAGAATTTTGGTTCTTATTTTGAAGTGCTGAATGGGGGGAAATGGTTTTCCTTATCACCAAcggtaaaataaaaaataataataaaaataatacaaaattttaaacttctaaaataaaatttaaattggtaGACGGAGTGGAGGGAAAATATTAGCGAGAATCCAATGTCCGGACAACCCGAAGTCGCTTTGGGCCCGGCCCAATGTTTCCTTTAAACGCCGTTGACTGTATGCTTCCTACAGGCGAGTCGGCGGCCTAAAAATAACTTAACGGTAACAGAACAACGGCAACTGAATTCAAAAATCCACAGTGCAcctaatatttgaatttcaaatttgaatctcaCAAACCCGTAACGGCCATTTCCTCTCTTCTTACTCTCCTTATACCTTATCTTTCTCCTTAACTCCTCTTCCTCACTCCCCGAAATTCCGCCATGGCTTCTCTCACTCCCGGAATCCTCTTGAAGCTTCTTCAGGCCATGAATTCCAACACCAGAGTCACTGGCGACCACCGTTCTGCTCTCCTCCAAGTCATCGGCATTGTTCCAGCCCTCGCCGGTTCCGAATTATGGCCCAATCGTGGGTTCTACATCCAGCTCTCTGATTCCCTTAATTCCACTTACGTCTCGCTTTCTGATCGCGAAACAGATCTCATCCTCTCGAATCGACTGCATCTCGGCCAGTTCGTTTATGTCGATCGTTTCGAATTTGACACGCCAGTCCCACGTGTTTGCGGTATTCGTCCGATTGCAGGGCGGCAAGCTTCTGTTGGAAGCCCTGAGCTACTAATTGCGAGGATTTCGGCTTCTAAGCGTGAGTTTGTGATTCAACCGGTGACCGATTCGGATCAATCggctgatcctattgctgcaTTGTCGTCTAATCAGAAATTGGAGGAGTCTCAAATTAGTGAATCCAAGAGTAATTCGAAGACTGGAAATGGTAGAGGGAGGCAAGCCCTAGCTCCTCGAGATAATGTACAGATTGAAAATGTGGGGAGTACTGAAGGGAGCAAGGTTTCTCTTAAGCCTCAGAGGTTTTCTTCCCCTGCGTCAGGAAAAAGATCTATGTCAGCCGGAAAGAAGAATGTGGCGGTGGTTGAGAGAGATCCTTCACCAGCTGGAAAGGGGAAGAGGTCGGCTTCTCCAGTGCCCTCGAAATCTGTAGTCCCGAGTTTGGTAGCTGCACGTGAAGAGAACCGGGTGAGTTCGAAGGAGGCCGCCATTATAGTTCCTTCGAGGTATCGACAGCCATCCCCAAATGGCAGGAGACAAGCTTCTCCTAGTGTACGTAGGGCTTGTCTTTCACCGGCAAGAAGGTTATCAGGGGGTTTGAAGGTCTCCCCTCTTTTGGCAGTTGCAGATTCTTCCAGCAAGAAGAAGATGACTAACATAGCTTCTGGGATTTCTAAGGTTTCTGAGGCACTTGTTGGGTCTGCAAAATCGAATAGGAAGAGCTGGGATGATCAATCAACTGTCTCTTCTACCTCTGATGAGCACAGAGAAAGTGGGGTTTCAAAGAACAAGCCAGATCTACAAGCAATTCTTCGGACCCAGGTACAATCATTACACGTCGTTGATAACTAGAAccctttccatttttatatgATGTTGTTGTCTTCTCTAGGCTGCCATTTCTAGACGATTGAGTGATGTAAATGATCATAGACCCAAGAGTGACGATGtgcaaagaaaagagaaaaagaagtccTTCAGTCCATCTAAGTGCGATGCTCCAGATGAGAGAAAATTTTCGGGTCTTGGTATCACTGTTCACGATAAGAAATGGAGTGATGGCAGTGTTCTAGTTGATGCAGCTCCTGCAAATCTTGTTAAACTTGCAAAGGTTCGAATTGAGATTGTAATTTGTGAGTTAAACTAGGGAAAGAAGTGTGTAAATTTAGTGTAAAACTTGGACTGAGGTTGTACTTGTTGATGTTATCAGGAGGCTATGCAAAGGAGAGATACTGCTTCTATAGCTGCAGCTGAAGCGTTGGAGGAGGCAATTTCTACTGAATCCATTATAAGGAGCATAAGGTATGCATTACCCACCTTTCCATTTCTTAGTGTTTGATTTGAACTGAATTGTGATTTGAACTTCCGTTTCTTTCCAGCATGTTTTCAGAACTTTCCTCTACGCACAAGACTGGAGACCTTTTGCACGTAGTGGACCAGTTTTTCATGATCTATAACGATGTTGTGAAATCAACGGAGATTGCAGAATCAGTTTTTGGCAGCCGGAATGGCAACAAACCTTGTGCCATTCCGGAGCAATCCAAACCTGCCTCCCTCTGGGTTGAAGCCGCCTTAGCCACCAACCTCGAGATAGTCTCACTTCTCACCAGCCAAGACAAAGGCTCTCTGCACAAAAATGGATCAAAAAGACAAACTATGGAGGCCTCTTCAGTTCCCAACTCCTCCATTGCAGTGGTGCCATGGAGTAGAGGCCATGGAATGAAAGAGACCGTAGAGCTTGCTATGGAGTTGCAGTGTGAGATGAAGCTTTGGTTTCTTAAGTTTGTGGAGGATTCCCTTGATGCAGGTTCAAAGGTGTTCAGAGAAAGCTCTGGAGATGGTGTTAAAACATCGCCTCCAATCCCAAATCGTGGCTCCATTGCATCGGTTTTGTCCCAGTTAAAGCGAGTTAATGACTGGTTGGACCGTGTAGTTTCAAAGCGAGATGATCCTTTGAAAGAAAAGGTGGAAAGGTTAAAACGAAAGATATATGGTTTTGTCATCCAGAATGTTGATTGTTGATTCTTAATTTGTGTCGAAATCTCATCATCATGCTTAAGAAGAAGCatgtttcttaatttctcaGTTATCTTTATCTTTAAGCTAAATgggaaaagttcaaaatttttattgtatttcttgTGCACATTATGTTTTTTCACATCACGAACAATGTCAGTACCACCTGCAATCCACCAACAGAACTTTAAAATCCGCCTTTTTATTTTAGCTCCTCAAGCTTTCTTTGCATGCCTTAGCAAAAGTTCAGTCTTCTTCTACAAATGCTTCCAAACAGCAAGACGAGTTTCAACATTCTCTCATGGCTCCACCGTGGGTTCAAGAGCTCCAAATTCCTCACATAGACATCCCCATCACTATTGACCGTATGGTTCCAATCATGCCGGCAGGCCCTATTCCTGCTGCGGACGGCGATTCCCTTTACCTATCCAATCTCGACGATGTCGTCGGAGCTCGTGTTTTCACTCCAACTGTCTACTTTTACCAGTTGGACAGCTTCAACTCCAGCGTGCCTGTAATGGAAATGCTTGGAGAAGCACTTTCCCTTGTTTTGGTTCCTTATTACCCTTTTTCAGGCAGGCTCAGAGAAACCAAAAATGGGAAGGTGGAAGTGTTCTTTGGACCAGAACAAGGAGCTCTAATGGTAGAAGCTCACTCTGAAATAACATTGGACAGTTTAGGAAACATAACGGTTCCAAACCCGGCATGGGAATCATTGATCTTCAAGTTCCCTAATGAGGAACCATACAAAGTACTCGAGATGCCATTGCTCATAGCACAAGTGACCATTTTCAAATGTGGGGGGTTCAGCTTAGGCTTGAGGCTCTGCCATTGCATCTGCGATGGCCTCGGCGCGATGCAATTCCTCAGCGCCTGGGCTGCCACGGCTAAATCAGGAACACTGACAACCAACCCACATCCATGTTGGGAACGAGAGTTTTTCAAGCCTCGTGACCCACCAATTGTGAAATTCCCCCACGTTGAGTTCATGAAAATTGACGATGGCTCGAGCTTGACGATGACCCTCTGGAAATCAAAACCCGTTCAAAGATGTTACCGTATCAGCCGCGAGTTTCAACTCTGGCTGAAATCCCATGCCCAACCAGACGACATGTCGACTTGCTCGACCTTCGACGCCATGGCCGCTCATATTTGGAGATCATGGGTAGAGGCGCTCGATGTAAAACCAGTGGATTACACACTCCGGCTAACGTTTTCAGTGAATGCTCGACAGAAACTGAAAAACCCCCCATTGAAGAACGGGTTCTACGGCAATGTGCTCTGTCTCCCCTGCGTCACGAGCACCGTATCGGAGCTGTTCAATGACGATCTCTCAAAGACGACCCGATTGGTCCGTGAGGCAAGAAACGGCGTGTCGGAGGAATATGTGAAATCGACGGTGGATTACATTGAAGTGGATAGGCCGAGAAGATTGGAATTTGGAGGGAAATTGACGATCACGCAGTGGACTAGGTTTTCGATCTATGAATCTGCGGATTTTGGATGGGGACGGCCAGTATATGCCGGCCCGATCGATCTGTCTCCAACGCCGCAGGTTTGTGTGTTCTTGCCGGAAGGGGCGACGGAATCAAACGGCTCAATGCTGGTCTGCATTTGCTTGCCGGAAAATGCTACCCAGAAATTCACAGAGTTGTTGTGTAGGGTGATGATGGATTAAGATTTAGAGTCTAATCGAAGTATTGAGATGTATTGTAATACTCCATATTTGTGATTCCGTCTCGTTCCAAATCATGGTTCGAAttcttataaatgtttttttttttcttaatttcttttagatcCACCtctttttggttaaataaaacatatttaattgacataattttaatgaaaatgtcTCCTATGCTCCATATTCATTGATATAATGCTATGCtaaatcttttatattatGGATTGGGACGTGCTAGAGCATCATGTATACGATGAGAAAATTATGTACACCCAATACTAGTAAATCATGTTGGATATGTACCTAAACTCGTTTCAGTTTATGAGGCGAAACCATGTTATCGAAGAATAATGGAACAAAAGTGTCATAATAACAATTACGTGAGAGTTGATATTGAGgacaaattatttgaatttaatttaaaaaaaaattgaattatttccTAATTAAACCGCTCTTTAATAATTTCGTGAGATCTGCAATGaccgttaaaaaaattaaaatgtgtaGGGTAACGTTAGGGCAGTCCTAAAGACTACGAAATTGGCGCTACAAGAAGACATTAATTACGAGACTACCATTGTACAACTGGCAGTTGACACGTGTGAAACATGGGCGGGATTGCACATTTTGACCGCAAAAAAGATTCGAGTGGGTTCTGAGCTGTTTGTGCGAAGGATATAATGAAGCTGAGAGGAGACCAATTGCACTTTTGATTCCTGAATACCTCTGTTTGTTTGCCCACCAATACTTttctaatttctctctctaattcaaatgatttttaaaagatataaataaatgtgagAATTaagtaatgaaaataatactcCAATTATTATAGTATAAGAAATTAGAAGAAGGCATTCCCCACAGAAAGGACAAAAGGGAAGTCAAATAAGATTGAAATAAAGCGAGTACAGTTGAGCTACCCATTGTTTTAGTTACttactctatttatttttgtttgttgatgaAGATTGGATTCTCATATTGCTCTATTTCTTGCTGCCAACAAATTTCATTCACTTGGTCATACCCAAAATATAAAACTCTATTTTAactattgttattattattattattattttttaagaatagtAATTTcatatacattttatttttaatataaattattaattttaacaacAAAGTTTGAtaacatagtttttaaatttaagaaaaaatatctatGGTTGAATCAACGATAATAACTATAAAtatgacaaaaataataataactcatTACCTAGTCCGTTTGATTTGTTAAGATACTTTTTATTAACTCAACCGTTCCCACGAAAATCCTCTAATGAGATgggcaattttttttataaaggtaatAGAGGTGGAGAATATGTTCCTCCAACTCATCCCTCACTTTATATGTTTTCAAATGtagcattttttaaaaggcatCAACGTATATACTGAGCGAGCAACGTGAGCATTGTATAGAAGGTAGTGTTGGAAGACAGAAATGTATGACACCATTTTAGAGCTTTGACATCAACTTAAgttaagattaaaatatataatttatatactCCTTTCCTAAATAAACTTTAACCACGTATCATATCAACTCTCAAATTTAGTGTTGCATACATaagtaataaattaaaagagttATTTGAAAccagaataataataataataaatgcttttttttatatttagggggaaaacaaatacaattattaaaaacagaGGACTAATTtcgtaatttaatttaaaattaagaaaagaagaggatGATTCTGGAAGGGACTGGTTTGAAAGAAAGCAGAGAAATGAAAATGCCGAGTAGGGCAAAATCGTAATTGCGGTATTAGAAGTGGGAATCGAGGGTAGaaatgtatgttatttattttgaaggcTCCAAAATCAATTCCTCACCACTAACACCCACAGTTGGCCTCAACCCTCCGCCCCCTCTCCTTCTCCataatttcccttttttctttcgttctttattttccattttgaaaCGAGCTAAATAAAAACAGCTAACTCAATAAATTTCCGAACGCCGAACACGAAGAATCATCAAATCCAACTACAGCAAACCCTACGATCCGCGGCGAATAAGGAGGGATCTGCATTCCAACTTCCTGCATTACTCCTTTTTCCTTGTCGTCTTTTCGCCAGAGGATTTTTGACATCCTTTtgcttctcttttcttccGACGGTCAAGGTACGGGTGCCGtagttttcttctcttttggtTTTTATCTGTTTCTTGTCTGATCTGGAAGTTGAGAGAACGACGGAGCTAGGCTGCTTTTGCCGTGTTTAGTGTTTGACGAATTAATCGTTTGAGATCTGTATTTGAAGGTTTTGTTTTACTTGTTTTGTTTATCGTTCTTTGTTTTCTGGGCCACGGAGCGTGTTTTTTGAAGTCTGCAcgtctattttattattgctGTTACGTACGGTTTATTTCGCTCGACGGAATTTTGCGTTATTCCTggtttatagtttttttatggttttattGGATGCTTATTT
This sequence is a window from Cucurbita pepo subsp. pepo cultivar mu-cu-16 chromosome LG04, ASM280686v2, whole genome shotgun sequence. Protein-coding genes within it:
- the LOC111792318 gene encoding uncharacterized protein LOC111792318; the protein is MASLTPGILLKLLQAMNSNTRVTGDHRSALLQVIGIVPALAGSELWPNRGFYIQLSDSLNSTYVSLSDRETDLILSNRLHLGQFVYVDRFEFDTPVPRVCGIRPIAGRQASVGSPELLIARISASKREFVIQPVTDSDQSADPIAALSSNQKLEESQISESKSNSKTGNGRGRQALAPRDNVQIENVGSTEGSKVSLKPQRFSSPASGKRSMSAGKKNVAVVERDPSPAGKGKRSASPVPSKSVVPSLVAAREENRVSSKEAAIIVPSRYRQPSPNGRRQASPSVRRACLSPARRLSGGLKVSPLLAVADSSSKKKMTNIASGISKVSEALVGSAKSNRKSWDDQSTVSSTSDEHRESGVSKNKPDLQAILRTQAAISRRLSDVNDHRPKSDDVQRKEKKKSFSPSKCDAPDERKFSGLGITVHDKKWSDGSVLVDAAPANLVKLAKEAMQRRDTASIAAAEALEEAISTESIIRSISMFSELSSTHKTGDLLHVVDQFFMIYNDVVKSTEIAESVFGSRNGNKPCAIPEQSKPASLWVEAALATNLEIVSLLTSQDKGSLHKNGSKRQTMEASSVPNSSIAVVPWSRGHGMKETVELAMELQCEMKLWFLKFVEDSLDAGSKVFRESSGDGVKTSPPIPNRGSIASVLSQLKRVNDWLDRVVSKRDDPLKEKVERLKRKIYGFVIQNVDC
- the LOC111792319 gene encoding omega-hydroxypalmitate O-feruloyl transferase — protein: MAPPWVQELQIPHIDIPITIDRMVPIMPAGPIPAADGDSLYLSNLDDVVGARVFTPTVYFYQLDSFNSSVPVMEMLGEALSLVLVPYYPFSGRLRETKNGKVEVFFGPEQGALMVEAHSEITLDSLGNITVPNPAWESLIFKFPNEEPYKVLEMPLLIAQVTIFKCGGFSLGLRLCHCICDGLGAMQFLSAWAATAKSGTLTTNPHPCWEREFFKPRDPPIVKFPHVEFMKIDDGSSLTMTLWKSKPVQRCYRISREFQLWLKSHAQPDDMSTCSTFDAMAAHIWRSWVEALDVKPVDYTLRLTFSVNARQKLKNPPLKNGFYGNVLCLPCVTSTVSELFNDDLSKTTRLVREARNGVSEEYVKSTVDYIEVDRPRRLEFGGKLTITQWTRFSIYESADFGWGRPVYAGPIDLSPTPQVCVFLPEGATESNGSMLVCICLPENATQKFTELLCRVMMD